In the bacterium genome, CATCCAATACCTGATTTAACAGGATATATAACAGAGGGACAGATAATTTTATCAAGAGCATTGCATTTGAAAGGAATTTATCCACCTGTGGATATATTAACTTCATTATCAAGATTGAGAGACAAAGGTATAGGGATTAAAAAAGAAACAGGAGAAAAACTTACAAGGGAAGACCATCCATATCTTGCAAGTCAACTTTTCGCATCATATGCGAGAGGTAAGGAAGCAGAAGAACTTGCAATGGTTCTTGGAGAGGCGGCTTTAACAGAATCAGATATTGCCCATTTAAATTTTGCAAGAAAATTTGAAGAGGAATTCATAAATCAGGGATTGAATGAAAACAGAAGTATTGAGGAAACATTAAATCTTGGATGGAAATTAATTAAAATGTTGCCAAAAATAGATATTAAGAGAATCCCTCCTTTCATAATGGAAAAATTCTGGAAGGATTAAAATGAAAATAAAGGTAAATCCAACAAGAATGGAATTATTGAAATTAAAGAAAAGAATTGCTATTGCAAAGAGAGGACATAAACTTCTGAAAGACAAAGAAGAACAACTTTTAATTGAATTCAGAAAACTGATTTCTATTGTTAAAAAAGAAAGAAAATTGATTGAAAATGAATTTATTAATTTTTGTGAAAAGGTATTAATTTTAAGAGGTTCAATTGATGAAAAAAGATGGAATTCGCTTTTAAAAATACCATTTATTGAAATCAAATACAGTTTAAATAGAAAAAGGATATTTA is a window encoding:
- a CDS encoding V-type ATP synthase subunit B, which gives rise to ISTPRIALTAAEYLAFELGMHVLVILTDMTNYAEALREISAARDEIPGRRGYPSYLYTDLATIYERAGRIKGKPGSITQIPILTMPQDDKTHPIPDLTGYITEGQIILSRALHLKGIYPPVDILTSLSRLRDKGIGIKKETGEKLTREDHPYLASQLFASYARGKEAEELAMVLGEAALTESDIAHLNFARKFEEEFINQGLNENRSIEETLNLGWKLIKMLPKIDIKRIPPFIMEKFWKD